The nucleotide sequence CAGGCTAAATTAGCCCCGAAGTCATCGAGTCCGTTCCGGGTCTTCGGGTCGGACCGGGTCTTGTGCACCCCTATACTGGTATACCGGTGTTTCAGTGATTTTTaatcgttgatcttaattataaaaagtatatatataatatataattaagatcaacagtTAAAAATTACTGAAACACCGGTGTACCGATATAGTTAAAAGTTTTATGCAAGCTAATTAATATAAATACTCTATCATCAAACCAAATGCTTATATCTATAAAACGTCTAAGATAATAGGTTATTATTGATCgagttaaatatttttttaatatgacaAAATACTTATATGATATAATTATTGAAAGTTGCTAGCGGAGAAAAAGTGCTTATTAATAAATCTTTTGCATTAGGATTTAGAGTACAATCTTGTTATTTTGATCTCATAAGTAAgaaaaattacagaaaattaactttaatttattaatattaattaattttaatatttaaatttaaaaattaataNNCCAACCTTGGTCTTAATAAGTAACAATGCAAGGGTGTGCCAcacaacctatatatatatatatatatattggttgCTGTAGCTATTAGTAATGACTTGCCAATCAAgacttctttaattttctttctctgataaatataaataaataatgggGCTGTTAGCATCAAACATTGTTGATCTGCATCGCCTATCaacatttaatattatatttgctGCCCATCAAGTTAGGTGCAACATTTTCCCTTTAGCCTCTTAAACAAATTTCCAAATTAAACAACAACCTCTgaattttatttacttatttgtattcatgcatgcatgcatacaacGCATAGCTATTTATATGTGAGGATAATTCCACTTTAGAGTTTGGAGATTCTCGTGGACGcaggattattttttttttttgtttcccacggtatcccccaacccggcaggtcaaggactaatccgtcgcggtactgagctccatttaagggtttgccgctggccaatgggttgctgcatgcacaaggcgggattcgaacccccgacacttgcttaagcggactagtgagctaaccactagaccaacccaacttggttggACGCAGGATTATTTGACTAATGTGTTTATGAAAGGTACATTTAatcttttcaatattttttttttaattaaaagtctCAAGAATTTTTTTTTCCCATTTAACTAATCTCTCACTTTttaccaatgttctgaaaaccggttcgAACCGACCGGTCGAACTGATCGAACCGAAAATCGTTAGCAAATACGGTTCGGACAGAAGGCAAAATCGCTAAATTCAAGAACCGGAATTGAACCGTCGAACCGGTCGAAGAATtggtcggtcgaaccgaaccgtgacCCGGTTGGTTTTCTAAATTTTGCCCAAAACGCTGCGTTTTGCGTTTGCATGCTGAAAGGAACCCTACCCAATTAGTCACCCACCCATTCACTCCTCTGGCTCTCTCCTCTCGAGCCTCCAGCCCTCCACTCTAACTTCTCGCTCTCAGTTTTCACGTCTCCAGTCTCCACCGCGAGCTTCCGGTGCCACTTCTGTCCAGCCACCGCCGCTGTCGCAACTTCCGTGGAGCGAACGTCAGCCAGCTCTGTTCGGGCAGCAACCCTCCGTCGCGGTCAGCCGTCGAAATCGCAGCCACCGCCAGCTCCACTTGCCGTCGCGCAAGTCTTCCCGCCACCGCCAGCTCTGTTCGACCCTTCCACCCCTTCAGCCACTGTCTTGCCTGTTGCCAGCCATTGTCCCTGTCGCCGCCAGCTCTGCATTCTTCCCTGTCTTCCACTAACCCTAAGTATAAATTTTTTTCACAGTTTGTTGTGCAGTGTTTGTTGCTGTAACTTTGCATTCGCCAAAACTTCCCAACCAACAGTGTCACACTGTCACATAAATATTCTCTTGTCTCTCAGTCTCTTTTTTCTTAAGTGAAATCTCAAAATTGTTGGAAGTTTTTGTAAAATTGGAATACAAGAAGGGTTATTGAGTTGCACTTTGAATTTTAGGGTGAATTGCAGAATTTAGGGTAGATGTCTAAGGTAACAAACTAGAAAAAGGTTTGCAGAAGAGTAAGAGCAacacaccaaaattaaatttattctaAAGCTTTTGCTTTCAAGTTTCAAAGTATTTATGGCTCACCTATAGAGGGACCTGTAGTTTGAACTCTTAGAGTTTACATTAATAAGAAAACAATTAATAGTTGAATATGTATCACCCACTTCTAATACGCATTAGTTGTATAATGGTTTACTGCAGGATATACACATTGAATAATGAATTTTGCTTAGAATTATTCTGGTAGTATTTTATATTattctgtctctcagtctctgaGACTAAACATGTACACCAATGGCCATCTCTTTTCTCTTGAGGGCCTTATGTTCTCCTGTTCTGCATAAAATGGCTGGTTGATTCTTtgattttgtgtgtgtgtgtggagagagagagagtatgtgtgtgtgtttgtgtatATATTGTTTGTTCTCTCTCCCTTTTGTTTGGTTTAGTTTGTATCTTTTTCTTCATAGTTTTTCTCCTTTTTGTTTGGTTTAGTTTGTTGGATCAACATGTATTTGGTTTCATACTTTCATTAATCAGTTCttaatatgtatttttatttttggtcagCAATTTTGTTATTGCTTTTTTTTGTTATTCTGTATGGTAGGTAGATCATAGTTTTAACTAAAATTACTACCAGGGTTATGTCCATTTGAAAGAAGTTATTTACTTCACATCAAGCATGGGTTCAGGCCATTGGTTTAAGACAATCATCcgattaagaaaataaaaacaaagtagATCAAAGAAATCAAAGGTACAGCACACTTTCTTTGTGTCAATTTTACCTTCATTAATAACTCATCCTAGTCCAGGATTTCATTGCATGAGAGTCAAAATGATTATGTAAAACTATGTAGTACCACTATGTAGAGAGATTTGAAGTTCATGTATATCTTATTACCAACAAGGCAACAAGGCCGGTACAAATGTAGTACCACTATGTAGTACcaccactttatttatttatattttatttattattttattataaaacagtttTTTCGGTTCAACTACGGTCGAATCGGTTGAACTTCTGAACCAATAAACCAATAACTAGAGCGATTCGATGATCAATTCGATTTTTAGAACCTTACTTtttactaaataatttttttattttaaaatatttatgagAGTGAGATATCCGTTATTTTTTTAACCAACTCTTAAAATTGAATTAAACACATTCGGTATATCACCAATTCTAATACTAATTAACTATAGAGTATAGACACGAAGTGTGCATATATAATAGTTTTCTATTAATTTAGTGATTGATTATTGCACACTAAATAACTAGCATGCAAATCGAGATATTTAAGTTTTTGGTGTTAACATGGATAAAAGAAAAGCTCACCAAATGGTAATTAATATTTTGCTTTCTTTTAAACCAAGTGAGAATCATGGATTGAAGAAGGAGGATTTTATTTAGTCTGCCAATCATAAATTAGCCGCCACAGTGCTTGAAATGTTGACGTTGGTTTGAAAAAAAGAGTGGCAGCCAAGAAATTGAGATTTTGAGTCAGATTATATTATGGTccaaacacaaaaataaaaagaattcaaTTCACAGGAAACACGCACATATATACGTACATGAACTTGCATTCATTTTCAAACCTTGTCCTTTAATTATAGCTGAATTTTCTGTGATTCACTTTACGTTACAAAATCAACGATACAACGTAACGGCTCTTCTCTTCAAGCTAAGCTAAGTGTATTTCTGAAAGTAGCCATAAaatgattttctttctcttttcataTGCCAGTCGTATCATGCATTAATGAGGTGTAACTCCGAAAATTGATGAGAATTATTACATTATAATATTTTATGATACAATAATAAAACtatgggtaaagtatactttttgtccctgaagtttggcaacccctaagttttattttatttcaattttgtcccaaaagttttcgatcaaatataccctcgacggctaaattttcaaaaaatttaagaccaatttaacaataatgcatgaaaattatgcttgatttgtttgtgttgaggattgttcttatgaaattattgttgaattggtcttaaattttttgaaaaattagccgtcaagggtatatttgatgcaaatcgaaaacttttgggacaaaattaaaacaaaataaaacttagaggtatttttaaatcttttatcaAACTTCacagacaaaaaatatactttaccctaaaattATTAGTAGTATATAAGTATTTTATTCCTGAAGTCCGCCTTTTGTCTGTTTCATGCAAGAACGGTTTAATAGGGGTGTCAATAGGATGGATTTTTTACTACCTAATTTCGCTCCACTTTACAATAATTTACATAGAATCTGTTTCATTTTTATTCGTAGATAGTAAAAAGTTAAACTTTAATCTATTTCTATGGATATTCATTTCATTTCTACctgtttttataattattaaaatctcaccaataaaattaaattttaaaatttatgtaaCCATCTAAACCCTGAGGTGGAAAAAGAGAAATTGTATTTTACATGATGATTATAAGTTTATAACTACACCACCTACCTACCATATAGCATGAAGAACATTATAAAAGCAACAATGGGAGCCATGTGGTGGCCATAAAATAGACCCATAAAAAAAGGGAGGGGTATATAATTAATCATCCATCGGTTTTCCATTATTGTCCTTAATTAAATGTGGGTGGTATATGTGTGCGACGAAGAAGAGAGGGAGCTTGGGAAGCAGCAGGCACCGGGTTCATGCCCTTACTGCGGCGGGAAGGTTGAAGCCACCGATGTCGAGACTCAGTGGAAGTTCTGCTTCTTGCCCATGTGCTTCAACATCAAGCGAAAGTACTTTTGTACCCTCTGCTCTCGCCGTCTTCAACTCTCCTATCATCACTAGTTTATTTGAATCCGAAATTTCTTAGATGAAAAGACTATGTTTTATTTCGTTATTactcattatttttattattaactcATTCAACTTCTTAATGTAAATACTATCTACTAATCAAATTAAatgctatttttttctttttattatcacCTCTTGTACTAAGCTTCATCATGTTTATTATCTTTCCTAATTTCTTCTTTTATTATGTCTTTCTTCAGTTTTGTTTAGCTTTGAAATCAAAGCTAGCTACCTTGTTCAGCAGCACacacatgttttttttttttactaaaccgCCAGTCtttgattttgcggcggtttaaaactgccgctgattaaaaaaaaaaattgtcgcTAAGCAATGTCTCTGTGTActgacaattttttatttatattttttttcaacacctactaataatttaaatttgaGACTAGGGATTAGAAAAATAAAGTCTAGGTTGCTAGTAGAATTTTAGTTAGTATATTgtcaatatatatattttttatatgtcAATAACTACGTGTTAACTATATGAAATTATTGGAGATGTAATatgattaattattaaaaaatatttattattactcTAACAAATTATGTGATGATATAGTGTAATATAGACTGATATGATGGTTTAACAGAAACAATACTAGAAGATCATGCATAGTGTCTTTCATTTTCATCCTTTCTGttctttcttgttttattttcttcttgctctgttctttttttttttatttctctttccaTCATGTcgttttcgtttttaatttttttccaaaaaaattcaTACTTTATGAAAGCGACTACTGATTTATTTGGCATATTAGAGAATCCTGTCTCTTATGATTCTCAAACCAGCCTTTTGAATAAGAAATAGATAGGTAGGAGTTTTGAATTTGTAAATAAATACATACACACAGATTTGTTCAATCTtcgtatattattttttaaaaaaagtgctAAGGTGagtaaattttgtgatttatagtcattaattagttattattaatatttttaatagtgtgagattatatttaataataaaaaattattctcttttttttgctGATTAAGTGTTGGccagattttaataaaaatgttatCCTCTAGAGTTTCTCTATTTTAATTCCGCACGTAAATGATGCTTGCTAATGTTATGTATGGtttcaaaaatgctatttgtacacaaaaattaaccactaaaatcagtcatcaatgtatttatgtataaatatatatgtggtttaatttattttcaatgtgtatttttattctaacatatattttatattagtggcgaactttagtgactgattttagtgtacatgtaGCGTTACTCGTCTGGTTTAGTAGTAGAATTAGAATTTATATAAAGTTAATAATCAAAGTTATAATAAtctagccaatgagttatagctcaaacaGCATAatctcctcatactcaattaagaggttgcgggttcgagtctcctatctttggtaaaaaaaaaaaagttataataATCTAACTAGGGTGCACATGGTCCGATCCGTCCCGAAAATTCGGTCTGGTCCCGAACAATTTATGGCCTAATTTGGTATGATTTTATCAGGTCTATGATCGGATAAGGGTATAAAAAAAAactcggtcattatttcgggttggGTCCGGGTTATGATGAGCTTGGTTTTACCCGACCCATGTGCAccttaaagaaattaaaaaagatatatatggtttaaattaatttcaatattatgttgtattaattataagtttattgttctatttttaatcacacttgttgaattagaaaatagatcaaagaaacatcaaattaaaatttatagaAAAATTTAAGTTCAAATATAGATACCAACTTTTCGATAATAAATTTATTCTTTATAAATAAGTGtatcataaataatttttttttataaattatcgttaaaattttaaaaatttggtttttatCTAATTTTGACCTGATATAATTGTCgttcaaaaatatttaaatttcatcAGGTTTAATATcatattaaaatttagaaaataGATTCGATATATATTTAAGATCGAATTTATATTAAGACAAATTCGATTTTGCCCTCCCTATAAACATTCCTAAATCTAACGGTGGCAAGTGATGATTATATTATTGACAAGTTTTAGTTAACAATATTCTTACCACTGAAATCCTCCCAGTGATAGATTATTACTATCGCATTACATTATTAGCGAGGGTCACAATCATACTAATTATTAAATAACGTTTAGCTTATAGTGGCTGAGACATTAAAGCTAAGAAGCAATCACTACATTAACTATATCAATTTCAAATAATGTATATAATTAATTAGGTGCTTTTTATGGTgcctaaattttaaatataaaatttaaaaataaaagaatgaattttatctttttctattACTATTTTTAAGTAATTTAGGCACAAAAATTATAGATCCAAAAAACTctccatatatgtatatatatacacatagtaGTGcagtgtatatatattattttattataactgACATTGTTTAGTTATAGTAGTGCAGTGAGGACTGAGGAGGGTGGAGGACCACAGAAAAAGACAAACAGGAAATGGATTATTGGTTGCCAGATATGCAGCTTTGTCTTCTCTCCATTTCATTTCATtccattaatttttttaaaaaaaatttaattttaataattaattttaattaatatattatacatatattttttataactaaTANNNNNNCAAAAGTAATTTAAAAATGATTATTCTCTATCAATCCATAATATattaaagttattaattaaaaacgttaataacaattttaatttagtttgtgcgcaaatatataataattccttGCACTTTCTTGTTGTTAAGAGTGTTAAGCTAGGTACATAATTAGGAGTTTTGGTGGAATGTACGTATACAAGAGTGGCAataggtagggtagggtagggtttggatttAACTCTAATTCTATTCGtgggttgagatttttatataaactcaattttATCCTACCTGCGGGTTGAGAATATCCTAATCCTAACCCTATCCGCTCTTAACTCGCGGGTACCCGACTCTATccgcgggttacaaaaaatatacaacattattatataatttgatgataatttaaaatataattgatttttatttaaaagaaaaatattaaattatcaattaatgatttttttttagtagttaaggatcttttgcatttagtgagaagtctttgattcaacatccatttaaaacatatttttatataagtatataacataaacatatataaaGGCGGCTTGGTCGGGTAGAGTTGAGGCTCAACTCGCACCCTACCCAACCTGCACGAGAATCCTACTCGCATCCTATCCTACCCGTTGTGGATCGGATTGACAATCCTACCTGATCAGGTTGGGTCGGGTTGGATACCCACGAGTAAagtacatattgccacccctatGTACAAATATACATACGGAAGAGTTTCTAGTGTACCTGGAACATCAGTGTTCCAGTTATTTTAAccattgatctgaattataaaaaatatatataatatatattaattaaaaatcaacggttaaaataactggaaTACCAATATTCCGGGTACATTTAAAATTTTTCCTATACATTATGTACTTGGTAGCTTGTATTGTACTTGGTTAATTATTGATCACGGGTGGGTGGATtattattgttgatgattttagaTGAAGAGAGTTGAGGGTTGCAGATATGAGTAGTGGCTGACACATGCAAAAACTGGGAAAATATATAGTACTGTGAGGTGGTGCCtgacatgcatgcatgcatgcatcaTTCAGAATCTGATGACTAGTCCCCACCATGAATTGATTTAATCCTCATCACCTTGCTTGCTCTTCCACAAACCTGCCTCCATTAAAACCCACATGCCATTTCAATAATATATGCTATATATACGGTTTTCTAAATGTTTATCATTgagtaattttattattttcgattAATATTTAgttaacatttttattaaaaaatattaatttagaccggtTCAAGATTTGGTTTACCGATTTTTTGGCCAAATCAATTTATCtgatctaattttgacaaaaataacataatttaatcgattatatgtattgaattttaattactaaaaaatatctttaaaaaaagacgttttaagcgTCTTTATCTGAGTGACTCCTTTATTATAATATTGATTTTCTAGTATTACTCATGTTAAAAATAACAACATAAACACAATTTCCTTTTCGAAAATGTttagtaaccaaagaaaatcagccaaaaatagccataacttgccttatttagtattcattaattgttgtgacaattaattaatgctaaataaagcAAATTCTAgctgttttttttgtctacctaacatTACCCTTTTATCTCTTCGTATATTTCTGTCATGAGACAATAACTAAAAGCAGTAGTGTATAATTATATCCACATGTGATTAATTATATACGCTTGAGAaggttattaattaataataatttcatTAGGTGCCAACTTAATGAAAACTATGACATTATTTAACTTTAATCACATTCTAAACGTTGAAAATCTCTCTCTTTATTTAGGTAATATCAATGATCGAGCACTAGCTGCTGCTGGTGTATTTGTGTTGGattttttcttaaattaaatATTCGGTATATGGTATGTATAATATACGCGAAGAAAAAGGATGAGTGCATCTTTCatatgtagtttttttttttattgctcACGGTATCTTTCTATTCGAGAACTAATCCGTCGTGGATTTGAATTCTATTTAAAGATCTGTCGCTGGTTAATGAGTTGCTGTATGCATAAGATGAGATTTGAATCTCcgatatttatttaaatagacgagtgagctaaccactcgaccaacctaaattaattatttcaaaTGTAGCTTTCAAAGTCATTTTCCACCTctcatttaaaaatattaatgagcaAAGGTTAGGAAGAAAAGTGAATTGGTTGTGTTGTTGTTAATAGCAGCCATGTTGACCCACAAGTGGCTATGTTGGTTTAACAGAGAAAGCTGATGATATTGGCAACTAGAATGCCTTGGCATATTCAGAAAAGTTTTGTGTGTTTAGGTCTCTAGCTTGTTTGCTTTTTAATTATTTAGTAGTGATATGTATAGCTAGTTGCTTTCAATTTAGGTTCTAAAAATAGCAAAGACTATTTCAAAATTTTGACTGTGTGAAATCCATGTCATGAAGAACAGTAACCCTCCTCACATAAATTATTATTACCAAAAAATACAAGCTTGTCTGACTTtgagatcatcatcatcatcatcaattattTCAATTTCTCAATGCTTCTCTTCTTGCATTGAATTCAACAGATGAAATTCCTttgcttgaagaagaagaagggcgATGAAGGGAATCATCATCATGCTAATCAATAATCATATTGGCACCAATTCAAGTTTAGCAAAGTTCGAGACCAACTCTAAAAGAGTCACTTTTATCtatctattttcttttaaaaaaaattcaatctgTTCTCGAtaattgccttttttttttttaaatcgtaATTTTTCTTTGTGTCTACTCATCTTTTAGTTCCACTGCAAGTACACCATTTTTGTCATTCGAGTAGTTAGAAAAAAGAATTTCGATGCTCAAGTCAGTTTTCGATCTTAAAATTATGAAACTTAAACTTGGAAAGCTTTGTTTAGTGGTATGTCTGTTGtagtaaattctgcaatgaaatTGGCTAGCACTTGGGATTTAAGGGAACCCTGAGCTTGGTAGCTTATAGCGTATTCGGATAACTCCACAGACCACTTTGTCAACCTTTCCGCCAAATCTGGTATGGCGAGTATTTGCCTTAACGGTTGATTGGTTCGTACTATTATCTCATAGCTCTGAAAATAGTGTCGGAGACGTCTTGCCGTGATCAAAAGAGCATAAGCTAATTTTTCAATGGTTAGGTACCGCGTTTCCGCGTTTGTAGTATTTTACTAATGAAATATACTGGATGCTGTTCCCGGTTTGTTTCTATTACAAGTACATATCAAATTGAATTAGTAAAAATTGAAAGGTATAGATACATTGGTTTACCATGTATTGGTTTTTTCAATATTGGTGGGGATGCCAAGATCTTCTTAAACTCAGTGAATGCTATCTCACATTCATCTGACTATGTGAAGTTATTAGACTTTCGCAAAGTGTTAAAGAAATGGCATGATTTTGTTGTTAGTGTTGGTAAAAATCGCGATAAGGCCGCCAATCTTCCGGTTAACTGTTGGACTTTCTTGATCGTTGTTGGTGACTTCATTTGTATGACTGCATTGCACTTGTGAGGgttttgcttcaattcccctatGGATTAACATGAATCCAATGAACTTACCTCCCTGTACTCTTAAGGCACATTTTTTCGGGGTTTAGACGCATATTATATTTCCTTAGCTGTGTGAAGACTTCCTTGAGGTCAGACATATGGGTTTCTTTAATTGCCGACTTAACAACCATATCATTGACATATGCCTCTAAATTTTTGCCGATCCGATTCTGAAATACTTTATCCATCAATCGTTGATATGTGGCACCTGTATTTTTAAGACCGAAAGGTATTACTTTATAATAGAAATTCTCATGTTTGGTTATGAAGACGGCTTTATTCTAGTatctggttataacctgaataggcgtccataaaacTTAAGACTTTGTAACCAGAAGTGTTATCTACGAGCTTGTCAATGAACGACAGTAGGTAGGCGTCTTTTAAACAGATTCTGCATACTGCTCAACAAAGAAAAACCCGTGGTGCAATGCAAAGGAAAAGGACGTTAGTGATGCTCTTTTCCTTGTTAACAAACTACACTTTGGAGTCCAATTTCAAACCGGAACATATCCTATAACAATAAATTAAAGGTGATCATTTCTTCCTAATCTTTTTAAATTAGGCTTAAGCctcatttaaattatattaatggTTGATactcaaatttttataaaatttttaaaataaattttttataaaaaataatttaagaaaAAGTAANNNNNNNNNNTGGacatattaaattataaaaacaaaaataatgacaaaatttactcatatattaaaaaaaaaatcaaatatcatGACTATAATTGTAGTTACTCTATAAAGATCAATAAGACACGTAGAGCATAATTATGACTAAAGTAATTGTTTATCCTCCATTCTAAATATGAAATTGAGCAAGTGTTTGACCTTCCGAGTCTATGTTCTTGATATGTAGCTCCTAATTATTTTATAGTATATTGGTCCTTTTAACTCAATCAAGTAGTGCATTGTTGTTTCATGTTGTGTCGTACTTGAAGATGGTACGAAAAAAGGGGTGAAACAAAAGTTTTTTCGAGTAGTTTATTTATATGATGTCATTATATTCATCCCAACCACTtcgagttttaaaataaaaacaacgtTGATATAatgttgttcaattattattttcaaaaatttttattagtCGGAGTTGTGTGACTTTTATATGCTTTTCACTTACTTATATTATGACATATGTGATTCATGACTAAATTCTTATAGCGTTAAATTATACAGAATGCAAACACATGAACATTGACTTGGTTTTTCTTGACGAGTGAAAAGAGAACAATCTATTGTTAGACACATACTCTATGCAATGTATAAGATTGACTTTAACATTTTTAAGCATTCTTTTAACATTACATTAACTTTGGAGGGAATTAAACATAGGCTGGATATACAATTGTTGGAGTCCTCTTTTCT is from Arachis ipaensis cultivar K30076 chromosome B01, Araip1.1, whole genome shotgun sequence and encodes:
- the LOC107620519 gene encoding uncharacterized protein LOC107620519, with translation MWVVYVCDEEERELGKQQAPGSCPYCGGKVEATDVETQWKFCFLPMCFNIKRKYFCTLCSRRLQLSYHH